The following are encoded together in the Robertmurraya sp. FSL R5-0851 genome:
- the rodA gene encoding rod shape-determining protein RodA, translating to MEVVKKPSEKFDWTLSLILFLLFLVSCLSIYSAQTTGQYNENYFIRQIFWYVVGIIIVAVVMFFDSDQYKKLSWYLYGFGIFLLFALIIAPESIAPERNGAHSWFQIPGFGTIQPSEFMKAFLILSLSKVITSHHEKYIKKTFKTDVWLFTKMSLSTALPLALIMKQPDLGTSLVIVAIFTGLIFVSGITWKIILAIYGLGSLLGATIIYYVVWAPEVLVKYLNVQTYQFNRIYSWIDPDNHQAGAGYHLYNSLRAIGSGLLTGKGFGERQVYIPESHTDFIFSVIGEEYGFVGASIVIGLFFILIYHLTKTALDANDPFNTYICAGVISMITFHVFQNVGMTIQVLPITGIPLPFVSYGGSSLMGNMFAMGLIFSIHYHKKTYMFGSEGKQ from the coding sequence ATGGAAGTTGTTAAAAAACCATCAGAAAAGTTTGATTGGACCTTAAGTCTTATTTTGTTTTTATTGTTTCTAGTAAGCTGCTTATCTATCTATAGTGCTCAAACAACAGGACAGTACAATGAGAACTATTTTATAAGGCAAATCTTTTGGTATGTGGTAGGAATTATCATTGTTGCAGTCGTTATGTTTTTTGATAGCGATCAATATAAAAAGCTTTCCTGGTATCTATACGGGTTCGGCATATTCCTGCTTTTTGCTCTTATTATCGCACCTGAAAGCATTGCACCCGAAAGAAATGGAGCACATAGCTGGTTTCAAATTCCGGGTTTTGGTACGATACAGCCTTCGGAATTTATGAAAGCCTTTCTCATACTTTCCCTTAGTAAGGTCATAACCTCTCATCATGAAAAATACATAAAGAAAACCTTTAAAACGGACGTTTGGCTTTTCACTAAAATGAGCTTATCTACAGCTCTTCCATTAGCATTAATCATGAAGCAACCTGATTTAGGAACAAGCCTTGTTATTGTAGCAATCTTTACAGGCCTTATTTTCGTATCAGGAATTACATGGAAGATTATTCTGGCCATTTATGGACTTGGCTCACTACTTGGAGCAACCATTATATACTACGTTGTTTGGGCTCCAGAAGTACTAGTAAAATACCTAAACGTTCAAACATACCAGTTTAATAGAATCTACTCCTGGATTGACCCCGACAACCACCAAGCAGGAGCAGGATATCATCTTTATAATTCCTTAAGGGCTATCGGTTCCGGGCTATTAACTGGTAAGGGTTTTGGGGAAAGACAGGTTTACATACCCGAAAGTCATACCGATTTTATTTTTAGTGTAATTGGTGAAGAATATGGATTTGTAGGAGCAAGCATCGTTATTGGTCTTTTCTTTATACTAATCTACCATTTAACAAAAACTGCCTTAGATGCAAATGATCCCTTTAACACCTATATTTGTGCAGGAGTCATTTCAATGATTACCTTCCACGTGTTTCAAAATGTTGGAATGACCATTCAAGTTCTCCCCATTACGGGAATCCCCCTCCCTTTCGTCAGTTATGGAGGAAGCTCTCTCATGGGGAATATGTTTGCGATGGGGTTAATTTTCAGTATTCATTACCATAAAAAAACCTATATGTTTGGGTCGGAAGGAAAGCAATGA
- a CDS encoding spore germination protein, translating into MTAVEEKDHFFRDLQDNENLMTEILGSSVDLVKRRITFHEHKNVQAICYYTDGLVDVIQIELFISDLLYKGNWLLQHTTLPTGPPLTLLKEHMLTNASFQVVKEVSQAVDGILSGVAVLILDGSDEVFVIQTKGWEKRGVDEPQTEQVVRGPRDGFTESIRTNTALVRRRIRDPKLRIEQMNIGKRSKTDVNIAYIEDIVKEGLVEEVKKRLRDIKIDAILESGYIEELIEDAPRSPFTTVQSTERPDKVASSILEGRVAIFVDNTPFVLVVPSFFWQFLQASDDYYSRFMTGSFFRAIRYLAFVLSLTLTSIYVMLVSFHQEMIPTQLILTIASGREVVPFPVLLEALLMEISFELMREAGLRMPKPVGQAAVSIVGSLVIGQAAVQAGIVSPFMVIIVALTGIASFAIPNYAASFSIRLIRFPLLIAAGTLGLLGFSAMFTLLAIHALTLRSFGESYLAPATPFQPNDQKDSIIRFPWWKMQMRPEGVTGDEKRVGDHQFPEPPNTDPYSKEGGKGKEEDQKDGSRKKKTRRIIKLKGEDEE; encoded by the coding sequence ATGACTGCAGTGGAAGAGAAGGATCATTTTTTTAGAGATTTGCAAGATAATGAGAATTTGATGACTGAGATCTTGGGAAGCAGTGTGGATCTAGTCAAACGACGGATTACCTTTCATGAGCATAAAAATGTTCAAGCGATTTGTTATTACACGGATGGATTGGTTGATGTCATACAAATAGAACTGTTTATTAGTGACCTACTTTATAAAGGAAATTGGTTACTGCAACATACAACATTACCAACGGGTCCTCCATTAACCTTGCTGAAGGAACATATGCTTACAAATGCCTCTTTTCAGGTCGTCAAAGAGGTTAGTCAAGCGGTGGATGGAATTTTATCCGGAGTCGCAGTCCTCATTCTTGATGGAAGCGATGAAGTGTTCGTAATACAAACAAAAGGCTGGGAAAAAAGAGGTGTAGATGAACCGCAGACTGAGCAGGTGGTTCGTGGGCCAAGAGATGGTTTTACAGAAAGTATTCGAACCAATACAGCACTTGTACGACGTAGAATTAGAGATCCCAAGCTTCGAATTGAGCAAATGAATATCGGAAAGCGCTCAAAGACAGATGTCAATATTGCCTATATAGAAGATATCGTCAAGGAAGGTTTGGTTGAGGAGGTAAAGAAAAGGTTACGGGATATAAAAATCGATGCCATTTTAGAAAGCGGATATATCGAAGAATTAATTGAAGATGCCCCTCGATCTCCTTTTACTACCGTACAAAGTACAGAAAGACCGGATAAAGTAGCATCGTCGATACTTGAAGGAAGAGTGGCTATTTTTGTTGACAATACCCCTTTTGTATTGGTAGTCCCCAGTTTCTTTTGGCAGTTTTTACAGGCAAGTGATGACTATTATTCAAGATTTATGACGGGTAGTTTTTTCCGTGCGATACGATATTTGGCCTTTGTACTGAGCTTAACTCTTACCTCCATTTATGTGATGCTCGTAAGCTTTCATCAAGAGATGATTCCTACCCAATTGATCCTAACGATTGCCTCGGGACGCGAGGTTGTTCCTTTTCCGGTTTTACTAGAAGCGTTATTGATGGAAATCTCCTTTGAATTGATGAGGGAAGCAGGGCTTCGGATGCCTAAGCCTGTTGGTCAGGCGGCTGTTAGTATTGTTGGATCACTTGTCATTGGTCAAGCCGCTGTTCAAGCTGGGATCGTGTCTCCGTTTATGGTGATTATCGTTGCCTTAACGGGTATTGCGTCGTTTGCCATTCCTAATTATGCGGCATCATTCTCGATTCGTCTCATTCGTTTTCCTTTGCTAATAGCAGCTGGGACACTTGGATTGCTTGGTTTTTCTGCGATGTTTACCTTATTAGCGATTCATGCTCTTACTCTTCGCTCCTTTGGGGAGTCCTACTTAGCACCAGCCACGCCTTTCCAACCGAATGATCAGAAGGATTCAATTATTCGCTTTCCTTGGTGGAAAATGCAGATGAGACCGGAAGGAGTTACTGGGGATGAGAAGCGTGTAGGAGATCATCAATTTCCAGAGCCTCCTAATACAGATCCATATTCTAAAGAAGGAGGTAAGGGTAAAGAAGAAGATCAAAAAGATGGATCACGCAAGAAGAAAACCCGTCGAATCATCAAGCTTAAGGGGGAGGATGAAGAATGA
- a CDS encoding Ger(x)C family spore germination protein, producing the protein MKRHLKWSLLLILILLLSGCAGKRELNDLALVMAVGIDKGEGENAFKVTAQIARPADARGQTGAPSGQTGEPILTIVGQGESLFDAIRDLSSFTTRNVFWAHNQVIVINEDLAKEGIAQVIDFFTRNPELRMRTWVVITPEKASTLVSTVTGLELIPGEALNKLFRYGEISNVAPNSQIMDVQAAYLSQSSQPIIARVSLKEVMVSNKKPEKGPTIKQVDLAGAGVFQEDRLVGVLKPEETRALMLFTERLKSGVVTTPCKSKPERTVSVELRDQMFQVTPHFKGSQISFNAEYDAFAMVVEAGCPFSIDDQEQVSKLEQAVEKKLKKEIDTTINKVQKEYKTDVFELGKVFHNEYPGYWKQIADDWEEVFPTVDIKVSVNVEVKDSVLLWEETNSGKKENSAN; encoded by the coding sequence ATGAAAAGACACTTAAAGTGGTCTCTTTTATTAATACTAATTCTCCTATTATCGGGCTGTGCAGGGAAGAGAGAGCTAAATGATCTAGCCTTGGTGATGGCTGTAGGCATCGATAAAGGCGAGGGAGAGAACGCCTTTAAAGTGACGGCACAGATAGCCAGACCAGCAGATGCTAGGGGACAGACGGGTGCTCCTTCTGGGCAGACAGGAGAGCCTATTCTCACCATTGTGGGACAAGGTGAGTCTCTGTTTGATGCGATTCGTGATTTGTCTTCCTTTACCACAAGAAATGTTTTTTGGGCCCACAATCAAGTCATTGTTATCAATGAGGATTTGGCCAAGGAAGGAATTGCACAGGTGATTGATTTTTTTACTAGAAACCCAGAGCTTCGGATGAGAACTTGGGTTGTTATCACACCAGAAAAGGCTAGCACCTTAGTATCAACCGTTACGGGGTTGGAGCTCATACCGGGGGAGGCATTAAATAAACTTTTTCGATATGGGGAAATTTCTAATGTCGCTCCAAATTCACAAATCATGGATGTTCAGGCGGCCTACTTAAGTCAAAGCTCACAACCGATCATCGCTAGAGTTTCCTTAAAGGAAGTGATGGTCTCTAACAAAAAACCAGAAAAGGGACCTACGATCAAACAAGTGGATTTGGCCGGTGCCGGAGTCTTTCAGGAAGATCGTTTGGTTGGAGTGTTAAAACCAGAAGAAACAAGGGCATTAATGCTTTTTACAGAAAGATTAAAGTCTGGTGTTGTTACCACCCCATGTAAAAGTAAACCTGAACGAACCGTAAGTGTAGAGCTTAGGGATCAGATGTTTCAGGTGACTCCTCATTTTAAAGGTAGCCAAATAAGTTTTAATGCTGAGTATGATGCTTTTGCTATGGTGGTTGAAGCGGGTTGTCCATTTTCTATCGATGATCAAGAGCAAGTATCAAAATTAGAACAAGCGGTTGAGAAAAAACTGAAAAAGGAAATTGATACGACTATCAATAAAGTGCAAAAGGAGTATAAAACAGATGTCTTCGAGCTCGGGAAAGTGTTTCACAATGAGTATCCTGGGTACTGGAAGCAAATTGCGGATGATTGGGAGGAAGTATTCCCAACGGTAGATATCAAAGTCTCTGTAAATGTGGAGGTAAAGGATTCCGTCTTATTATGGGAGGAAACGAACTCCGGTAAAAAGGAGAATAGTGCAAACTAA
- a CDS encoding GerAB/ArcD/ProY family transporter produces the protein MKVQISNGMFMALIINMIYAKAIGVTQGSMAREVGGDIWISTLIATIQGGVIMFLVILVIRRMPEGDLIDQAARLLGKWFGKFVALITFLFFLAAYGPVMSTFVFHLKDYFLPEAPILLFIIAAFLLGTYAIYFGVEVIARMALIGVFSIIALNILLMFGSLSEFDIRELRPTFQMGFLRTVWASRHHNTDWAMATIMAGIILPMVADKKTWGKMGFAGIGYGMVFIIMWPILEAGVLSPETAAQYIVSCMQMARSAQIGYFVHRYEMIMIAFFALSILTQIMMSLLCASVAMQKMLGLKDYRKVIIPTAIILSSFGYWINFDKNRAVDFLEGWWVYISIGVAVGLPFLILVMGFLFKKKLKKEIVAEEVK, from the coding sequence ATGAAGGTACAAATCTCAAATGGTATGTTTATGGCATTAATTATCAATATGATCTATGCAAAGGCAATTGGTGTGACGCAAGGATCGATGGCTAGAGAAGTAGGGGGGGATATATGGATTTCAACCCTGATTGCGACCATCCAAGGTGGAGTGATTATGTTCTTGGTTATCTTAGTCATCCGTCGAATGCCAGAGGGTGACTTAATTGACCAAGCGGCAAGGTTACTTGGCAAATGGTTTGGGAAATTTGTTGCGCTGATCACCTTTTTATTTTTCCTAGCTGCTTACGGGCCAGTTATGTCAACCTTTGTTTTTCACTTAAAGGATTATTTCCTGCCAGAGGCACCAATCCTATTGTTTATCATTGCAGCTTTTTTATTAGGTACATATGCTATTTACTTTGGAGTAGAGGTTATAGCTAGGATGGCTTTAATTGGTGTGTTTTCGATTATTGCTTTAAATATTTTGCTCATGTTTGGCTCACTATCAGAATTCGATATTAGGGAATTACGTCCCACTTTTCAAATGGGCTTTTTGAGGACCGTTTGGGCAAGTAGACATCATAATACGGACTGGGCTATGGCTACAATTATGGCGGGAATTATTTTACCAATGGTTGCCGATAAGAAAACTTGGGGGAAAATGGGGTTTGCTGGAATTGGGTACGGAATGGTATTCATTATCATGTGGCCGATTCTAGAGGCAGGCGTTCTTTCTCCTGAGACAGCTGCGCAGTATATTGTTTCTTGTATGCAGATGGCTAGAAGTGCACAAATTGGTTATTTTGTTCATCGCTATGAAATGATTATGATTGCTTTCTTTGCGTTATCCATCCTTACTCAGATTATGATGAGCTTGTTATGTGCTTCGGTTGCTATGCAAAAGATGCTTGGTCTAAAGGATTATCGGAAAGTCATTATTCCTACTGCTATCATTCTCAGCTCATTTGGTTATTGGATTAACTTTGATAAAAATCGTGCGGTTGATTTTTTAGAGGGCTGGTGGGTGTATATTAGCATAGGGGTTGCTGTAGGCTTACCTTTCTTAATTCTTGTAATGGGCTTTCTTTTTAAAAAGAAGCTGAAAAAGGAAATCGTAGCGGAAGAGGTAAAATAA
- the mgtE gene encoding magnesium transporter, with protein sequence MITNMPDNQITLYIIKALKESKRKEFDAILDELQPYDVARIYGELPEKHKKRFLLYLNIDMLADLIEELSKTEQLDVLNRLGIERSGEVLDEMDNDDLASLLDDLSPEKITQLLSGMKKEESKAVQDIMNYPPETAGRLMTNRFVWIRDYYTVKEAVTKLKSFTDYAETINYLYVIDQYRKLVGVVSYRDILMAEADAVVRNIMYERVISVSVDTDQEEVAMLIQRYDFMAIPAVNEENVLMGIITVDDIIDVVIQEANEDIEKLSASGKSIDFETRAYVAAYRRLPWLILLLLIGILSGSIISTYQETLKEIVALAFFIPMISGMTGNTGTQSLAVVVRGLVSNDINKRVITKLVLRELGVGVIIGITCGILISLIAFIWQGNLMIGLVVGMSLLLTLIIGTLAGTVIPLILYRLQIDPAIASGPLITTLNDIFSLLTYFGIATLFLHHIQ encoded by the coding sequence ATGATTACAAATATGCCAGACAATCAAATTACTTTATACATTATTAAAGCGTTAAAAGAATCCAAACGAAAAGAATTTGACGCGATATTGGATGAGCTTCAGCCTTATGATGTCGCAAGAATATATGGGGAGTTGCCCGAAAAACACAAAAAGAGATTTTTATTGTACCTAAATATAGACATGCTTGCAGACCTCATCGAGGAATTAAGCAAAACCGAACAGCTCGATGTTCTAAATCGACTAGGTATTGAACGTTCAGGGGAAGTCCTCGATGAAATGGATAACGATGACCTCGCCTCATTGCTTGATGACCTGTCACCTGAAAAAATAACCCAACTCTTATCTGGAATGAAAAAAGAAGAATCCAAGGCCGTTCAAGATATCATGAATTATCCTCCTGAAACTGCTGGGCGATTGATGACGAACCGTTTTGTATGGATAAGAGATTACTATACCGTCAAGGAAGCGGTAACCAAGCTCAAATCATTTACCGACTACGCGGAAACCATTAATTATCTGTACGTAATCGACCAATACCGTAAATTAGTTGGCGTTGTTTCCTACCGTGATATTTTAATGGCAGAAGCTGATGCAGTTGTTCGCAATATTATGTACGAACGGGTCATCTCTGTTTCCGTCGATACAGACCAAGAAGAAGTGGCCATGCTTATTCAACGTTATGACTTTATGGCCATCCCTGCTGTAAACGAAGAAAATGTACTTATGGGTATTATTACCGTAGATGATATTATTGATGTTGTCATTCAAGAAGCGAACGAAGATATCGAAAAACTTTCCGCTTCAGGTAAATCCATTGATTTTGAAACTAGGGCCTATGTGGCTGCGTATAGAAGACTCCCATGGCTCATCCTTCTATTACTAATCGGCATTTTATCTGGAAGCATCATAAGTACGTATCAAGAAACACTTAAAGAAATTGTCGCACTCGCCTTCTTCATTCCTATGATATCCGGAATGACTGGAAATACCGGTACACAATCTTTAGCTGTGGTCGTTCGTGGACTTGTCTCTAACGACATTAATAAACGCGTCATCACGAAACTCGTCCTGAGGGAACTTGGCGTTGGTGTCATTATTGGAATTACCTGTGGCATCCTTATTTCGCTTATCGCCTTTATATGGCAGGGCAATTTAATGATTGGCCTTGTTGTTGGTATGTCCTTGCTTCTTACCCTTATTATCGGTACCTTAGCAGGAACAGTGATTCCATTGATCCTTTATCGACTACAAATTGATCCAGCCATTGCTTCTGGACCACTTATTACAACACTAAATGATATTTTTTCACTCTTAACCTATTTTGGGATTGCTACACTTTTCTTACACCATATACAGTAA
- a CDS encoding aminotransferase class V-fold PLP-dependent enzyme has product MGLLFKIARSEEEMEQIHKLNYRTFVEEIPQHPKSDTERRVDPFHAENTYLICLKNKQLIGMIAVRDKRPFSIDKKIGPVEDHLPFQAHLLCEIRLLAVDAKNRNGRVFLGLSQLLANYCIKQGYDAAVISGTTRQTKLYTQLGFTVFHDPVGTEEAQFHPMYITRDTFEKQVSSRIGISSRRFIPGPIMVADDVTKALMSPPISHRSKAFLTLFNSVKEKLLRLTKAANCQLLLGSGTLANEVIAMQLKKLSNGVIFINGEFGKRLQGHAIRAGLSFESYEIPWGTSFTLKEIKEVIQKHNPEWIWFTHCETSTGVLNSLADMREACAEKDIKICLDAISSIGASPVNLSNIYLASGVSGKALGSYSGLSIVFHQHYIKKDESIPSYLDLGWYIENDGVPFTHSSNLISALHQALEIYEEDQPFERIVRQYLYIREFLESHGIPVLSKLEHSCPAIMTIPFPSKIPSTFIGEDMEMNGYLLHYESAYLKNNNWVQISPISNIEEKETQRMLSQFKELVTYYQS; this is encoded by the coding sequence ATGGGCTTGCTTTTTAAAATTGCAAGAAGCGAAGAAGAAATGGAGCAAATTCATAAGCTAAATTATCGTACCTTTGTCGAAGAGATCCCACAGCATCCAAAGTCTGATACAGAAAGAAGAGTTGACCCTTTTCATGCAGAAAATACGTACCTCATTTGCTTAAAAAACAAACAGCTCATTGGAATGATTGCGGTTCGAGACAAGCGACCTTTTTCCATTGATAAAAAAATTGGTCCAGTAGAAGATCATCTTCCCTTTCAAGCTCATCTTTTATGCGAAATCCGCCTCCTCGCAGTTGATGCAAAAAATCGGAACGGAAGAGTGTTTCTAGGCCTTTCCCAATTATTAGCCAACTACTGTATCAAGCAAGGGTACGACGCAGCCGTTATCTCAGGAACGACCAGACAAACAAAGCTGTACACACAACTCGGCTTCACCGTGTTTCATGATCCAGTTGGAACAGAAGAGGCACAATTTCATCCGATGTATATCACTAGAGACACCTTTGAAAAACAAGTCTCTTCACGCATAGGGATTTCTTCTAGACGGTTTATACCCGGACCCATTATGGTAGCAGATGATGTGACCAAAGCGCTTATGAGTCCACCCATCTCTCATCGCTCTAAAGCCTTTCTAACATTATTTAATTCTGTAAAGGAAAAGCTTTTGAGGTTAACCAAAGCTGCCAATTGCCAGCTTCTTCTTGGATCTGGAACGCTTGCGAATGAAGTCATCGCCATGCAGTTGAAAAAACTTTCGAATGGAGTCATTTTTATTAACGGGGAGTTTGGAAAGCGACTGCAAGGTCACGCCATCCGTGCTGGCTTATCTTTTGAAAGTTATGAAATACCGTGGGGAACATCATTTACTTTGAAAGAAATAAAGGAGGTTATCCAAAAGCATAACCCTGAGTGGATCTGGTTTACCCATTGCGAAACATCGACTGGTGTTCTCAACTCTTTAGCTGATATGAGGGAGGCTTGCGCAGAAAAAGATATAAAGATCTGCCTTGATGCTATTAGTTCCATAGGAGCTAGCCCTGTGAATCTCTCAAATATCTATCTTGCCTCAGGAGTTAGCGGGAAAGCACTGGGCTCGTATTCAGGTCTTTCCATTGTGTTTCACCAGCATTACATAAAAAAGGATGAATCGATTCCAAGCTATCTGGATCTCGGATGGTATATTGAGAACGACGGAGTCCCCTTTACCCATTCATCTAATCTTATTTCCGCTCTTCACCAAGCACTTGAAATCTATGAAGAGGACCAACCTTTCGAAAGAATTGTTCGTCAATATTTATACATTCGCGAGTTTCTCGAATCTCATGGCATTCCTGTTCTATCTAAGTTAGAGCATTCCTGTCCGGCCATTATGACGATTCCATTTCCATCAAAAATACCCTCAACCTTTATCGGAGAGGATATGGAGATGAATGGCTATTTACTACACTACGAAAGTGCGTATCTGAAAAATAATAACTGGGTTCAAATCTCTCCTATTAGCAATATTGAGGAGAAAGAGACACAGCGCATGCTATCCCAGTTTAAAGAACTAGTTACATACTATCAATCATAA
- a CDS encoding glycerol-3-phosphate acyltransferase, protein MVVVVYFFLSYFIGCIMFGYIIGRLFGRMDIRKVGSGNVGARNIGRSLNKTAFVATFLGDASKGAAAILLGRMLGFSEEIQLAGFLLVLVGHIWPITLSFKGGKGISSFLGGIITFEPTVIVVILVSFAITYPFSRSFTMSGLLSLCILPIYFFIESYTYTGVGIIALTIITILFAHRTNIKALF, encoded by the coding sequence ATGGTAGTAGTGGTCTATTTCTTCTTATCCTACTTCATTGGATGCATCATGTTTGGATACATTATTGGAAGACTGTTTGGAAGGATGGATATTCGGAAGGTCGGCAGTGGAAACGTGGGTGCTCGTAATATCGGGCGAAGTTTAAATAAGACGGCCTTTGTCGCTACCTTTTTAGGAGATGCGTCTAAAGGAGCGGCAGCTATCCTTCTTGGCAGAATGCTAGGCTTTTCAGAGGAAATTCAATTAGCAGGATTTCTACTAGTCCTTGTAGGACATATTTGGCCCATCACCCTTTCCTTTAAGGGCGGAAAAGGAATCTCTAGCTTTCTCGGAGGAATCATTACTTTTGAACCGACCGTAATCGTGGTCATACTCGTTAGCTTCGCCATCACATATCCTTTTTCCCGAAGTTTTACAATGTCTGGTCTGCTAAGCCTATGCATTCTTCCAATCTATTTCTTTATTGAGTCTTATACATACACCGGCGTCGGCATAATTGCACTCACCATAATCACGATTCTTTTTGCTCATCGAACAAATATAAAGGCTCTTTTCTAA
- a CDS encoding helical backbone metal receptor: MRQKFYALFALLVLSLGILAGCGSTTENTEENQNTEGQTEKAEKAAFPVTIKDALDNEVVIEEEPASIISLIPSNTEIIYELGLGDKVVGLTTNDTYPEETAEVEKVGDFNVDIEKVIALNPDLVLAHESSAASSEAGFQQMRDAGIKVFIVNDAVNFEDVYDTIGIIGQLTGTTEEAEALTADMKAKIEEIKEKAATVTEKKKVYIEISPAPDIYSVGKNTFMDVMLQTINAENATGDLEGWPSIDQESILERNPDVIIATYNYIEDPVGQLMAREGWADVSAIKNKQVVDVNPDLVNRPGPRVVEGVEELAKAVYPEVFNN, encoded by the coding sequence ATGCGCCAAAAGTTTTACGCACTATTTGCATTACTCGTACTATCACTAGGGATTCTTGCTGGTTGTGGGAGCACAACGGAAAACACAGAAGAAAACCAAAACACAGAAGGTCAAACGGAAAAAGCGGAAAAAGCGGCCTTTCCAGTTACGATCAAAGATGCATTAGATAATGAAGTAGTAATAGAGGAAGAACCAGCATCAATCATTTCTCTAATTCCTAGTAACACGGAAATTATTTACGAATTGGGACTAGGAGATAAAGTTGTGGGGTTAACAACAAATGATACGTACCCAGAAGAAACAGCAGAGGTTGAAAAAGTAGGAGATTTCAATGTAGATATTGAAAAAGTTATTGCACTTAATCCAGATTTAGTGTTAGCACACGAATCTTCAGCAGCCTCTTCTGAAGCTGGTTTTCAGCAAATGAGGGATGCAGGTATCAAGGTGTTCATCGTAAATGATGCCGTTAATTTTGAAGATGTCTACGATACAATTGGTATAATCGGTCAACTGACAGGAACAACAGAAGAAGCAGAAGCGTTAACTGCTGACATGAAAGCTAAAATTGAAGAAATTAAAGAAAAAGCAGCTACAGTGACAGAAAAGAAAAAGGTATATATTGAAATATCTCCAGCTCCAGATATCTATTCAGTTGGTAAAAACACATTCATGGATGTCATGCTACAAACCATAAATGCAGAAAATGCAACGGGAGATCTTGAGGGCTGGCCAAGCATTGACCAAGAATCTATCCTTGAACGTAATCCCGATGTCATTATTGCTACTTATAATTACATTGAAGACCCTGTAGGTCAGCTAATGGCAAGAGAAGGTTGGGCGGATGTAAGTGCGATCAAAAATAAGCAGGTGGTTGATGTTAATCCAGATCTTGTTAACAGACCAGGTCCAAGGGTCGTTGAAGGGGTAGAGGAACTTGCAAAAGCCGTATATCCGGAAGTATTTAATAACTAA
- a CDS encoding FecCD family ABC transporter permease: MQKPYIRKYLITNRIVAYTMGASFLLLAIVLGISLGTVKVPILSTIQILLAQIFPFISLDGVDQMYVNIVSNIRLPRVILAGLVGAALAIAGAAFQGLLRNPLADPYTLGVSSGASVGAVVTLFFQLSLPVIGAFTLPVLSILFSFITIFLVLGFAQKIERSMRVETIILTGIIFSSFLGALISLMIALTGEELRQIIGWLLGSVSMRGWVYIKIILPFFLIGSAILIFNGKELNAMSFGEERAHHLGVNVQRRKHIILMAGSMLTGSAVAVSGTIGFVGLVIPHLARMLWGPDHKHLLPLSILTGSAFLILADLVSRTIIAPIELPIGVITALVGAPVFAVILLKTRAERSG, encoded by the coding sequence TTGCAAAAGCCGTATATCCGGAAGTATTTAATAACTAATCGAATAGTAGCCTACACCATGGGAGCCTCGTTTCTCCTATTGGCTATTGTACTAGGTATCTCACTAGGAACCGTGAAAGTTCCGATCTTAAGTACGATTCAAATCTTACTTGCACAAATCTTTCCATTTATATCACTAGATGGAGTTGACCAAATGTATGTAAACATTGTATCGAATATCCGTCTGCCAAGAGTCATCTTAGCAGGACTTGTTGGAGCAGCTCTAGCGATTGCTGGAGCTGCCTTTCAAGGTTTACTCAGAAATCCACTGGCAGACCCCTATACATTAGGCGTATCCTCAGGTGCTTCGGTTGGAGCAGTTGTTACCTTGTTTTTTCAACTGTCACTTCCAGTCATTGGGGCATTCACCCTTCCTGTTCTCAGTATTTTGTTCTCTTTTATCACTATTTTCCTCGTATTAGGTTTTGCACAAAAAATAGAGCGATCGATGCGAGTGGAGACGATTATCTTAACAGGAATCATTTTTAGCTCCTTTCTTGGAGCCCTTATCTCATTAATGATTGCCTTAACAGGTGAGGAGTTACGTCAAATTATTGGATGGTTACTAGGTAGCGTTTCTATGAGAGGCTGGGTATACATAAAAATTATTCTCCCATTCTTCCTAATAGGTTCAGCCATCTTAATTTTCAACGGTAAAGAATTAAATGCGATGTCGTTTGGAGAGGAAAGAGCCCATCATCTGGGAGTAAATGTCCAACGAAGAAAGCATATCATCTTGATGGCGGGGTCCATGTTAACAGGAAGTGCAGTAGCGGTTTCAGGTACGATTGGTTTTGTTGGATTGGTGATTCCACATTTAGCAAGAATGCTTTGGGGACCAGATCATAAACATCTCCTCCCGTTATCGATTCTTACAGGCAGTGCCTTTTTAATATTAGCGGACTTAGTATCAAGGACGATCATTGCTCCTATTGAGCTTCCAATTGGGGTGATCACCGCTCTGGTCGGAGCACCTGTCTTTGCGGTCATCCTACTTAAAACAAGAGCAGAAAGAAGTGGTTAA